Sequence from the Sphingobacteriaceae bacterium GW460-11-11-14-LB5 genome:
CACCTGGCCGGCGCCCTCTTTGCCGATGTAAATAACGATTTAGCTAACATCGTAGATTTTGCGGTGGGCGGAAGACATCCTTTACCTACTTTCGGGCAATTTTCAGCTGTTTTACAGCGGCTCGGCATTACCAAAAACAGCCATGTGATTGTTTACGATGATAAAAACGGTGGTAACGCAGCTGCAAGGCTCTGGTGGATGCTTAAAGCTATCGGCCATAAAAAGGTACAGGTAATTGACGGAGGCTTTCAGGCAGCCGTTAAAGCGGGCTTCCCAACAACTGATAAAATAGAAATCCCAAAATCTGTTGAGCAATATGAAATCACAGCCTGGAACCTGCCACTATCAGATATCAACGAAGTTGAAAAAGTAGCCAAAACCGACGATCACATCGTGATTGATGTGCGCGATGCCAACCGTTTTGCAGGCCTTACTGAACCGATCGATTTAATTGCAGGCCATATCCCAGGTGCGGCAAATATTCCCTATACCGAAAATTTAGATGCTTCAGGTGCTTTCCTCGCTCCCGAAATATTGAAAGAAAAATATGCTGAAGCCCTGGCACATGTTAAACCCGAAAATGTAATTGTACACTGCGGCTCGGGCATTACCGCCTGCCACACGCTATTAGCAATGGATTATGCAGGCTTACCAATTCCTAAACTTTATGTTGGCTCGTGGAGCGAATGGAGCAGGAATAACAAAGAAATGATTTTGGCAGATTAGCCTTCTTACAGACCTTACAGGTTTCTGAAACCTGTAAGGTCTTACAGTATTTCAATTAACATTCTGAAAACCTGTTCGATTAACATCAACAATTTTTAAAAAACATTTTTAATCTAATTATTTTATCCCTACATTTGCAGGCTAAAATTTTACAGTACTTTGAACCCACTAAAACAATTTTCATTACCGTTTACCGGATTAAAATTGGGAACTCATCAGTTTGATTATGAGCTTGATGACCGCTTTTTTAATGCATTTGAGTATTCGTTAATTAAAAGCGGAAATTTAAAAGTAGACCTGGAACTTGAGAAACAAGAGACCATGTTGCTTCTAAAATTCAAAGTTATTGGTACCGTAAATTTAGATTGCGATAAATGTTTATCTGAGTTTTCGTTACCGGTAAATCTTTATGAAAGGCAGATTGTAAAGTTTGCTGAAGATGAACTGGAGAGTGACGACGAAGAAATTATTTCGCTAAGCCGTAAAGATACCGAGATTGATATATCTGGTCCTTTATACGAGATGATTAACGTAGCGGTACCTTATATCAAAAACTGCGAGCAGGCAGATAAAGATTGTGATCAGGAAATGATTGATCGTTTAAATCAATTATCGATCGAGAAGCAGGCTGAAGAAAATGAACAAACAAGCGACCCACGTTGGGAAGCCCTTAATAAGTTAAAAAAATAATTAGATTATACACCAATGGCACATCCAAAACGGAAAATCTCGAAACAGAGAAAAAATAAAAGAAGAACACACTATAAAGCTGTTACTCCTTCTTTAGCAACATGCTCGGCAACAGGTGCTATTCACGTACCTCACCGTGCTTACAACGTTGATGGTAACTTATACTACAACGGCAAACTGGTTATCGAAAATACTCAGATAGGGTAATTTTCTTAAAAAATTGTTTGTGTTTTCAGCGGCTTTAGTCATACCTTAGTCAACTGAAAAATTCAGGATTACACCTGACTTAACACAAACAGATTTTTTCTATGAAAATAGGCCTCGACATAATGGGCGGAGACTATGCTCCCAAAGCAATTGTTTTGGGAGCAATAGCTGCTCATCAATCGCTTAACGCTGGAGAGCATTTAGTTCTTATTGGCGATACCGAACAGATTAAACCCATTCTTGCAGAAGAAGGTTTTAATCCAGATCATTTTGAATACGTTCATACTGATGAAGTAATTGGTATGGGCGAACATCCCACCAAAGCAATCGTTCAGAAACCAAATTCGAGCATAGCAGTTGGTTTTAACCTTTTAAAAGAAGGTAAAATCGATTCTTTCGCAAGTGCTGGTAACTCTGGAGCCATGTTGGTTGGCGCAGTTTTTAGCGTTAAAACCATCCCGGGCATTATCCGCCCTTGTTTATGTACCATTCTTCCGAAAATTAAAGGCGGCACGGGCTTACTGTTAGATGTAGGTGCAAATGCCGACTGCAAACCCGATATTTTATTACAATTTGGCGTTTTAGGCAGTTTATATGCAGAAAATCTTTTGCAGATAAACGATCCGAAAGTAGCCCTGATGAATATTGGCGAAGAAGATGAGAAAGGAAACATGTTAAGCATGGCTACTTTTCCGTTAATGAAAGACACCAACCTCTTCAACTTTGTTGGTAATGTGGAAGGAAGAGATTTATTTAACGATAAAGCCGATGTAATTGTATGTGATGGTTTTACCGGAAATGTAATGCTAAAATTAGCAGAATCGTTTTATGTACTGACCATTAAAAAGGGACTTAAAGATGAATTCTTCGATCGTTTTAATTATGAACAATACGGTGGAAGTCCGGTTTTAGGTGTTAACGCTCCCGTTGTTATCGGACATGGAATTTCTAGTCCGTTAGCTGTTAAAAATATGGTTCTGCAATCCAGGGAAATGATCACCACAGGATTAGTAGAAAAAATTAGAATGGCATTTAAATAATTTATTAAAATTCTTAAAATGAGTAAAATTCACGCTGCTATTACAGCAGTAAATGGTTACGTTCCCGACTATGTGCTTACAAACGCAGAGTTAGAAACCATTGTTGACACTTCGGATGAATGGATTACCAGCAGAACGGGAATTAAAGAACGTAGAATTTTAAAGGGAGAAGGTTTAGGTACTTCCGATATGGCTGTTCACGCTGTAAACGGTTTACTTAAAAAGAGAGGAATTGATGCAAAAGAAATTGAACTGATTATCTTTTGCACCACTACTCCTGATTTTACTTTCCCTGCAACAGCAAACGTTTTAGCTGATAAAATCGGTGCTACCAATGCCTGGGGTTACGATTTACAGGCCGCTTGTTCTGGCTTTATTTTCGGGCTTTCTACAGGTGCATCGTTCATCGAATCGGGAAGACATAAGAAAGTTTTAGTGGTTGGTGGCGATAAAATGTCGTCAATCATCAACTACGAAGACCGTACAACCTGTATCATTTTTGGTGATGGTTGTGGTTGTGCTTTATTAGAGCCAAATGAAGAGGGTTTTGGTATTCAGGATTCTATCCTGAGAACAGATGGTGCAGGAAGAGATTTCTTAGGCATGAAAGCAGGTGGTTCGGTTATGCCGGCAACACACGAAACTGTTGATGCCAGATTACATTTTGCACACCAGGAAGGCCCAACAGTATTTAAATTTGCGGTAACCAATATGGCCGATGTTGCTGCCGAAATTATGGAACGCAACAGCTTAACTGCTGATGATGTGGCATGGTTAGTACCTCACCAGGCGAACAAACGCATTATCGATGCTACTGCCAACCGCATGGGCGTTACTACCGATAAAGTAATGATCAACATCGAACGTTACGGAAATACAACCAACGGCACAATTCCTTTATGTTTATGGGAATGGGAAAGCAGACTGAAAAAAGGCGATAACATCGTTTTGGCTGCATTCGGTGGTGGTTTTACCTGGGGTTCGGTATACCTTAAATGGGCTTACGACACTAACTAGTCAGAAGTCCTTAGTCCGGAGTCCGATTAATGGCCTTCAGCAATAAAAAAATAAAACAAAAAAAGTATAACTTAGTTAATTCAATAAACACTATTTTTTACATAACTAGCCTAAAAAATGGATATCAAACAAATACAGGAACTGATTAAATTTGTTTCTCGTTCTGGAGTAAATGAAGTTGCTATTGAGCAGGAAAACTTCAAAATCACGATCAAAACAAACCAAGCACCAACAGTTGTGCATGCTACCGTACCACAGGCTCCGCTTGTACAGGCTGCTGCCCCTGTTGCTACAGCTCCTACTGCTCCGGTTGCAGCTACACCTGCTGTACCAGCTGCAGAAGACACTTCAAAATACTTAACCATCAAATCTCCGATGATCGGTACTTTCTACCGTTCGGCTAGCCCAGACAAACCAATGTTTGTTAATGTTGGCGACGAAATTAGCACAGGTAAAGTAGTTTGTATTATCGAGGCAATGAAACTTTTTAACGAAATCGAAAGTGAAATTTCTGGTCGTATCGTTAAAATCTTGGTTGATAATGCTTCACCAGTAGAATACGATCAACCGTTATTTTTAGTAGAACCTATTTAAAGATTGACGTCACCCTGAATTTATTTCAGGGTCTTCTTTTTAAATGGATGCTGAAATAAATTCAGCATGACGATTATTTTAAAACAGAGACGAAACGTAAAAAATTATGTTTAAAAAAATACTAATTGCCAACAGGGGTGAAATCGCTTTGCGTATTATCCGTACCTGTAAGGAAATGGGCATCAAAACGGTTGCTGTTTACTCTACCGCAGATCGCGAAAGTTTACACGTACGTTTTGCTGATGAGGCTGTTTGTATTGGCCCCCCTCCTAGTAAAGATTCT
This genomic interval carries:
- a CDS encoding sulfurtransferase translates to MNSQSPIIKPAELTWLNQDDEIVIIDASAGSKARYDEQHLAGALFADVNNDLANIVDFAVGGRHPLPTFGQFSAVLQRLGITKNSHVIVYDDKNGGNAAARLWWMLKAIGHKKVQVIDGGFQAAVKAGFPTTDKIEIPKSVEQYEITAWNLPLSDINEVEKVAKTDDHIVIDVRDANRFAGLTEPIDLIAGHIPGAANIPYTENLDASGAFLAPEILKEKYAEALAHVKPENVIVHCGSGITACHTLLAMDYAGLPIPKLYVGSWSEWSRNNKEMILAD
- a CDS encoding phosphate acyltransferase PlsX, coding for MKIGLDIMGGDYAPKAIVLGAIAAHQSLNAGEHLVLIGDTEQIKPILAEEGFNPDHFEYVHTDEVIGMGEHPTKAIVQKPNSSIAVGFNLLKEGKIDSFASAGNSGAMLVGAVFSVKTIPGIIRPCLCTILPKIKGGTGLLLDVGANADCKPDILLQFGVLGSLYAENLLQINDPKVALMNIGEEDEKGNMLSMATFPLMKDTNLFNFVGNVEGRDLFNDKADVIVCDGFTGNVMLKLAESFYVLTIKKGLKDEFFDRFNYEQYGGSPVLGVNAPVVIGHGISSPLAVKNMVLQSREMITTGLVEKIRMAFK
- a CDS encoding 50S ribosomal protein L32 produces the protein MAHPKRKISKQRKNKRRTHYKAVTPSLATCSATGAIHVPHRAYNVDGNLYYNGKLVIENTQIG
- a CDS encoding 3-oxoacyl-ACP synthase, whose translation is MSKIHAAITAVNGYVPDYVLTNAELETIVDTSDEWITSRTGIKERRILKGEGLGTSDMAVHAVNGLLKKRGIDAKEIELIIFCTTTPDFTFPATANVLADKIGATNAWGYDLQAACSGFIFGLSTGASFIESGRHKKVLVVGGDKMSSIINYEDRTTCIIFGDGCGCALLEPNEEGFGIQDSILRTDGAGRDFLGMKAGGSVMPATHETVDARLHFAHQEGPTVFKFAVTNMADVAAEIMERNSLTADDVAWLVPHQANKRIIDATANRMGVTTDKVMINIERYGNTTNGTIPLCLWEWESRLKKGDNIVLAAFGGGFTWGSVYLKWAYDTN
- a CDS encoding acetyl-CoA carboxylase, biotin carboxyl carrier protein, encoding MDIKQIQELIKFVSRSGVNEVAIEQENFKITIKTNQAPTVVHATVPQAPLVQAAAPVATAPTAPVAATPAVPAAEDTSKYLTIKSPMIGTFYRSASPDKPMFVNVGDEISTGKVVCIIEAMKLFNEIESEISGRIVKILVDNASPVEYDQPLFLVEPI